One genomic window of Daphnia pulex isolate KAP4 chromosome 10, ASM2113471v1 includes the following:
- the LOC124204363 gene encoding uncharacterized protein LOC124204363, with translation MLELDKDSISDGYEIKLLESFSLNIPSLQHDCMKSEIEIKSNLNGGLPTFDCLLPSIDLHHPDEHCDHTYSITSSHSYRQSQHNAACLISCCQEAKTNSASIVKTGKLKMKIVNNIPDPSVPKNLLEPEKIQSKVGKRSSKCKDKSMILTFNNYRNTRSRKKPEIVHVIQPTDFCVHCHQELYPNSMKSSVFCLKTGNVLITCFNCSTTMSVKGAFKLPKYL, from the exons ATGTTAGAATTAGACAAAG ATTCAATATCTGATGGGTATGAAATAAAACTGCTGGAAAGTTTCTCTTTGAACATACCTTCTCTACAACATGATTGTATGAAatctgaaattgaaatcaaaagtaaTCTTAATGGAGGTTTGCCCACATTTGACTGCTTGTTACCAAGCATAGATTTGCATCACCCAG ATGAACACTGTGACCATACATATAGCATCACATCTTCTCATTCTTATAGACAGAGCCAGCATAATGCTGCATGTCTCATTTCTTGTTGCCaagaagcaaaaacaaattcagcATCAATTGTTAAGACTGGAaagctaaaaatgaaaattgtaaataatatTCCTGACCCATCAGTTCCTAAAAACCTGTTAGAACCAGAAAAAATCCAGTCAAAAGTGGGGAAGAGATCTAGTAAATGTAAAGACAAATCCATGATATTAACTTTCAATAATTACAGAAACACTAGGAGTAgaaaaaaacctgaaattgTTCATGTTATTCAGCCTACTGATTTCTGTGTTCACTGCCATCAAGAATTGTATCCTAATAGTATGAAATCCAGTGTCTTCTGTCTAAAAACTGGAAATGTTTTGATCACATGTTTTAACTGTTCTACAACCATGAGTGTAAAAGGTGCATTTAAGCTTCCTAAATATCTATGA
- the LOC124204358 gene encoding casein kinase I isoform X2 — translation MSSLVRPPEFVIAQKYRLVRKIGSGSFGDIYLAINIATGEEVAVKLEPMKARHPQLLYESKLYKVLQGGLGIPHIRWYGQERDYNVLVMDLLGPSLEDLFNFCSRRFTMKTVLMLADQMIGRIEYVHSKNFIHRDIKPDNFLMGIGRHCNKLFLIDYGLAKKYRDSRTRLHISYREDKNLTGTARYASINAHLGIEQSRRDDMESMGYVLMYFNRGSLPWQGLKVGKAATKKQKYEKISEKKMSTPVEVLCKGFPAEFAMYLNYCRGLRFEEQPDYMYLRQLFRILFRTLNHQYDYTFDWTMLKQKAAASAAVIGGSSSQAMQPLPAPADDRELREVREREVAARK, via the exons ATGTCGAGCCTAGTGAGGCCTCCCGAATTCGTGATTGCACAGAAATACCGTCTTGTCAGAAAAATTGGCAGCGGTTCTTTTGGTGACATTTATCTTGCAATCAATATTGCAACTGGGgag GAGGTTGCAGTGAAGTTGGAACCCATGAAAGCCAGACATCCTCAGCTGTTGTATGAGAGTAAACTGTATAAAGTTTTGCAAGGTGGCCTCGGGATTCCACACATCAG ATGGTACGGCCAAGAGCGAGATTACAATGTTTTGGTGATGGATCTTCTCGGTCCATCTTTAGAggatttgtttaatttctgCTCACGCCGTTTCACCATGAAAACGGTGTTGATGCTGGCAGATCAGATGATTGGTCGGATCGAATATGTCCACtcgaaaaatttcattcatcgCGATATCAAACCCGATAACTTCCTTATGGGCATTGGTCGTCATTGTAACAAG TTATTCCTGATAGATTACGGTCTGGCCAAGAAGTATCGTGACTCACGTACTCGCCTCCACATCTCGTACCGAGAGGACAAAAACCTGACCGGAACTGCTCGCTATGCTTCCATAAATGCCCATTTAGGCATCGAACAAAG CCGGCGTGATGATATGGAGTCCATGGGCTATGTCTTAATGTACTTCAATCGTGGTAGTCTACCCTGGCAGGGGCTCAAG GTGGGTAAGGCGGCcaccaagaaacaaaaatatgagaaaattagcgagaagaaaatgtcaactCCAGTTGAAGTCCTTTGcaag GGTTTCCCAGCGGAATTCGCCATGTACTTGAATTATTGTCGTGGCTTGCGCTTCGAAGAGCAACCCGATTATATGTATTTGAGGCAGTTGTTCCGAATTTTATTCCGCACGCTAAATCATCAGTACGACTACACCTTTGATTGGACCATGCTTAAACAAAAGGCAGCGGCTTCGGCTGCAGTCATAGGAGGCAGCTCATCACAG GCAATGCAACCCCTTCCAGCTCCAGCAGACGATCGCGAACTGCGTGAGGTACGTGAGCGAGAGGTTGCCGCTCGCAAGTGA
- the LOC124204358 gene encoding casein kinase I isoform X3 — MSSLVRPPEFVIAQKYRLVRKIGSGSFGDIYLAINIATGEEVAVKLEPMKARHPQLLYESKLYKVLQGGLGIPHIRWYGQERDYNVLVMDLLGPSLEDLFNFCSRRFTMKTVLMLADQMIGRIEYVHSKNFIHRDIKPDNFLMGIGRHCNKLFLIDYGLAKKYRDSRTRLHISYREDKNLTGTARYASINAHLGIEQSRRDDMESMGYVLMYFNRGSLPWQGLKAATKKQKYEKISEKKMSTPVEVLCKGFPAEFAMYLNYCRGLRFEEQPDYMYLRQLFRILFRTLNHQYDYTFDWTMLKQKAAASAAVIGGSSSQAMQPLPAPADDRELREVREREVAARK, encoded by the exons ATGTCGAGCCTAGTGAGGCCTCCCGAATTCGTGATTGCACAGAAATACCGTCTTGTCAGAAAAATTGGCAGCGGTTCTTTTGGTGACATTTATCTTGCAATCAATATTGCAACTGGGgag GAGGTTGCAGTGAAGTTGGAACCCATGAAAGCCAGACATCCTCAGCTGTTGTATGAGAGTAAACTGTATAAAGTTTTGCAAGGTGGCCTCGGGATTCCACACATCAG ATGGTACGGCCAAGAGCGAGATTACAATGTTTTGGTGATGGATCTTCTCGGTCCATCTTTAGAggatttgtttaatttctgCTCACGCCGTTTCACCATGAAAACGGTGTTGATGCTGGCAGATCAGATGATTGGTCGGATCGAATATGTCCACtcgaaaaatttcattcatcgCGATATCAAACCCGATAACTTCCTTATGGGCATTGGTCGTCATTGTAACAAG TTATTCCTGATAGATTACGGTCTGGCCAAGAAGTATCGTGACTCACGTACTCGCCTCCACATCTCGTACCGAGAGGACAAAAACCTGACCGGAACTGCTCGCTATGCTTCCATAAATGCCCATTTAGGCATCGAACAAAG CCGGCGTGATGATATGGAGTCCATGGGCTATGTCTTAATGTACTTCAATCGTGGTAGTCTACCCTGGCAGGGGCTCAAG GCGGCcaccaagaaacaaaaatatgagaaaattagcgagaagaaaatgtcaactCCAGTTGAAGTCCTTTGcaag GGTTTCCCAGCGGAATTCGCCATGTACTTGAATTATTGTCGTGGCTTGCGCTTCGAAGAGCAACCCGATTATATGTATTTGAGGCAGTTGTTCCGAATTTTATTCCGCACGCTAAATCATCAGTACGACTACACCTTTGATTGGACCATGCTTAAACAAAAGGCAGCGGCTTCGGCTGCAGTCATAGGAGGCAGCTCATCACAG GCAATGCAACCCCTTCCAGCTCCAGCAGACGATCGCGAACTGCGTGAGGTACGTGAGCGAGAGGTTGCCGCTCGCAAGTGA
- the LOC124204368 gene encoding small integral membrane protein 8-like yields the protein MDNEKKPSAAIPRVAGDGLRSVKTTGVFRALNFELYVKPNKVIMVLGLLAIAGCTGYLTYMKTKYENMGYYVAVREDGSKQLHTKKSRWD from the exons ATggataatgaaaagaaaccgtCAGCCGCAATTCCTAGAGTAGCTGGAGATGGTTTGCGATCTGTGAAAACTACAG gAGTATTTAGAGCGCTCAATTTTGAACTCTATGTGAAACCA AACAAAGTCATCATGGTGCTAGGTCTATTAGCTATAGCTGGTTGCACTGGATATTTGACATATATGAAgacaaaatatgaaaacatgGGTTACTATGTTGCTGTCCGAGAAGATGGATCCAAACAGCTGCATACAAAAAAGTCAAGATGGGACTAG
- the LOC124204361 gene encoding ADP-ribose pyrophosphatase, mitochondrial-like: MTTWSNKIHSKCRGEIYPRSDQKRLIVPIDKVKWSVSWPDYDPPAYTSKSLNGQPWADLEISEQFSPKFNEVEHDEYVVRNRVSYMGDYQIANGYPLNPVGRTGLKGRGVLGRWGPNHAADFILTRWLRDQANGQKILNEDTKKPILQFVGIQRRKGDEWAIPGGMVDAGEDPAHAAQREFLEEAMDSENLEQNELEDIMKLVKEMFDQGLLIYQGYVDDSRNTDNAWIETSAINCHAEFQEVDHWHLKAGSDAKNVAWIEITSSLNLFASHIDLIEAVANRHQAHW; encoded by the exons ATGACGACTTGGAGCAATAAAATACACTCTAAATGTAGAGGTGAAATATACCCTCGTTCAGATCAAAAG CGACTCATCGTTCCTATTGATAAAGTCAAATGGTCTGTTTCATGGCCAGATTACGATCCACCTGCATATACATCAAAATCATTAAATGGACAACCTTGGGCTGATTTAGAAATAAG TGAACAATTTTCTCCTAAATTTAATGAGGTAGAACATGATGAATATGTAGTTAGAAATAGAGTCAGCTACATGGGAGACTACCAGATCGCAAATGGATATCCACT TAATCCAGTTGGCAGAACTGGACTGAAAGGAAGAGGTGTTTTGGGTCGCTG gGGTCCAAATCATGCTGCTGATTTTATTCTAACGCGCTGGTTGAGAGACCAAGCAAATGGCCAAAAGATTTTGAATGAAGATACCAAAAAACCTATCCTTCAGTTTGTCGGTATCCAACGGCGTAAGGGGGATGAATGGGCTATTCCAGGC GGCATGGTTGATGCTGGAGAAGATCCTGCTCATGCTGCTCAGAGAGAATTTTTAGAAGAAGCTATGGATAGTGAAAATTTAGAACAAAACGAACTAGAAGATATCATGAAACTAGTCAAGGAAATGTTTGATCAAGGGctattg atttatCAAGGTTACGTTGATGACTCCAGAAATACAGACAATGCATGGATCGAGACTTCGGCAATAAATTGCCATGCTGAATTTCAAGAGGTCGATCATTGGCATTTGAAAGCTGGGAGTGATGCGAAAAATGTAGCATGGATAGAGATAACATCATCATTGAATCTTTTCGCTAGTCACATTGATTTGATAGAAGCTGTTGCTAATCGCCATCAAGCCCACTGGTGA
- the LOC124204357 gene encoding epsilon-sarcoglycan-like translates to MHIALSTSLFLVFFSKYCYAQYQVQTDEVFVIQLSPSLFNLSDVESSDEYFSYSASLHGLPDLPKWINLVFNQNLKLGFLYGTPPNNLASLKLDVVAFNLLTFETSAKEIVIEIFPKEEPATCQIKLKIHNLNLDDLMDEQKQMKLLDIFRKILWPASSLDLHFVELYSALAVGGRRPARQQDGEGVFLTLGSNAEFSEVLRELEREVSPLWPLRQCPRDFKKTSSERYFRSKGFLVDWCSFKLVPQNNSLLMLSSVAPPTVDTKTERIIHKSSQILYEEIPPSDIWSAPAKWEIPVRSYTEEGVVAVFIPLVLLLILAALLTAILGVHPEGAETEEGQLYEAAFEELPFLKSKQETGTLKPTGQISNEISTKLIRDSRTPSLGRVKRNPLYDSVIGESATRGSSPFLMSSNSSAMPTPVSTLSRPTFPTPRSTTLLSDRSSTLGRREPPPYNCGTINK, encoded by the exons ATGCATATTGCACTCTCCAcctccctttttttagttttcttttcgaaatatTGCTATGCTCAATACCAAGTTCAAACGGACGAGGTATTTGTGATTCAGTTGTCACCTTCGTTATTCAATTTATCAGACGTGGAGTCTTCAG atgAATACTTCTCCTATTCAGCTTCTCTGCACGGTTTGCCTGACCTACCAAAATGGATAAACCTtgtatttaatcaaaatttaaaacttgGTTTTCTATATGGGACACCACCAAATAATTTAGCATCTCTaaag TTAGATGTTGTTGCATTCAATCTGTTAACTTTTGAAACATCggcaaaagaaattgttattgaaatatttcctaaAGAAG AACCTGCCACTTGTcagataaaactaaaaattcacAATCTAAACCTTGATGATCTGATGGATGAGCAAAAGCAAATGAAACTATTGGATATTTTTCGGAAAATACTATGGCCAGCAAGTTCGTTAGATCTTCATTTTGTGGAACTTTACTCAGCTTTAGCTGTTGGCGGGAGACGACCTGCGCGCCAGCAAGATGGAGAAGG AGTGTTTTTGACCTTGGGAAGTAACGCCGAATTTTCCGAAGTACTCCGTGAATTAGAACGTGAAGTCAGTCCTTTATGGCCACTTCGCCAATGTCCTCGTGACTTTAAAAAGACTTCATCAGAACGTTACTTTCGATCCAAAGGATTCTTGGTGGATTGGTGCTCTTTTAAATTG GTTCCCCAAAATAATTCGCTACTGATGCTCAGTTCCGTTGCTCCACCCACCGTCGATACCAAAACTGAACGTATCATCCATAAGTCAAGTCAAATACTCTATGAAGAAATACCTCCATCTGACATCTGGAGCGCACCTGCCAA ATGGGAGATTCCCGTACGTAGCTACACCGAGGaaggtgttgttgctgtgttcATTCCGCTGGTGTTACTACTAATATTGGCTGCCCTCCTGACTGCCATTCTAGGCGTTCACCCAGAAGGAGCAGAGACTGAAGAAGGCCAG CTCTACGAAGCCGCGTTTGAGGAGTTACCATTTCTTAAATCTAAACAAGAAACCGGGACGCTAAAACCTACGGGACAAATCAGCAACGAAATTTCTACGAAACTAATACGCGATTCAAGAACCCCTTCGCTGGGCCGAGTAAAACGAAACCCACTCTATGATTCTGTAATAGGCGAATCAGCTACCCGTGGCTCTAGTCCTTTTCTGATGTCTTCGAATTCATCGGCTATGCCAACTCCCGTTTCAACGCTCTCACGCCCCACCTTCCCAACACCACGTTCAACAACTCTACTCTCCGATAGGTCTTCTACTTTAGGTCGGCGTGAGCCTCCCCCATACAACTGTGGGACAATTAACAAATAG
- the LOC124204366 gene encoding ADP-ribosylation factor-like protein 3, protein MGLLALLRKLRASSEQELRILLLGLDNAGKTTLLKHLANEDVTHITPTQGFNIKSVQSSGFKLNVWDIGGQRKIRPYWRNYFENTDVLIYVIDSSDRKRFDETAEELSELLNEEKLEGVPLLVFANKQDLLGAATPSELALGLALQTIKDRGWQIQACCACSGEGVQDGMNWICQTIKKK, encoded by the exons ATG gGTTTGTTGGCTTTGCTGCGAAAGTTGCGCGCTTCTTCCGAACAAGAACTACGAATATTGCTGCTAGGACTTGATAATGCTGGTAAAACAACCCTTTTGAAGCATCTGGCCAACGAGGACGTAACCCACATTACGCCTACTCAAGGATTTAACATAAAATCCGTCCAATCATCGGGGTTTAAGCTCAACGTTTGGGATATTGGtggacaaagaaaaattcggcCATATTGGCGAAATTACTTTGAAAATACTGACGTGCTG ATCTATGTGATAGACAGTTCCGATAGAAAGCGCTTCGATGAAACTGCCGAGGAATTGTCTGAACTTcttaatgaagaaaaactagAAGGAG TCCCCTTGTTAGTGTTCGCTAACAAACAAGATTTATTGGGTGCCGCGACGCCTTCGGAATTAGCTTTGGGCTTGGCTCTCCAGACAATTAAGGACAGAGGATGGCAGATCCAG GCCTGCTGCGCTTGTTCTGGTGAAGGCGTTCAG GATGGAATGAACTGGATATGCCAAACgattaagaaaaaatga
- the LOC124204358 gene encoding casein kinase I isoform X1: MSSLVRPPEFVIAQKYRLVRKIGSGSFGDIYLAINIATGEEVAVKLEPMKARHPQLLYESKLYKVLQGGLGIPHIRWYGQERDYNVLVMDLLGPSLEDLFNFCSRRFTMKTVLMLADQMIGRIEYVHSKNFIHRDIKPDNFLMGIGRHCNKVCSSCELKRYIHICNLRFLLQLFLIDYGLAKKYRDSRTRLHISYREDKNLTGTARYASINAHLGIEQSRRDDMESMGYVLMYFNRGSLPWQGLKAATKKQKYEKISEKKMSTPVEVLCKGFPAEFAMYLNYCRGLRFEEQPDYMYLRQLFRILFRTLNHQYDYTFDWTMLKQKAAASAAVIGGSSSQAMQPLPAPADDRELREVREREVAARK, from the exons ATGTCGAGCCTAGTGAGGCCTCCCGAATTCGTGATTGCACAGAAATACCGTCTTGTCAGAAAAATTGGCAGCGGTTCTTTTGGTGACATTTATCTTGCAATCAATATTGCAACTGGGgag GAGGTTGCAGTGAAGTTGGAACCCATGAAAGCCAGACATCCTCAGCTGTTGTATGAGAGTAAACTGTATAAAGTTTTGCAAGGTGGCCTCGGGATTCCACACATCAG ATGGTACGGCCAAGAGCGAGATTACAATGTTTTGGTGATGGATCTTCTCGGTCCATCTTTAGAggatttgtttaatttctgCTCACGCCGTTTCACCATGAAAACGGTGTTGATGCTGGCAGATCAGATGATTGGTCGGATCGAATATGTCCACtcgaaaaatttcattcatcgCGATATCAAACCCGATAACTTCCTTATGGGCATTGGTCGTCATTGTAACAAGGTATGTTCCTCATGTGAATTAAAACGTTACATACACATTTGTAatcttcgatttcttttgcagTTATTCCTGATAGATTACGGTCTGGCCAAGAAGTATCGTGACTCACGTACTCGCCTCCACATCTCGTACCGAGAGGACAAAAACCTGACCGGAACTGCTCGCTATGCTTCCATAAATGCCCATTTAGGCATCGAACAAAG CCGGCGTGATGATATGGAGTCCATGGGCTATGTCTTAATGTACTTCAATCGTGGTAGTCTACCCTGGCAGGGGCTCAAG GCGGCcaccaagaaacaaaaatatgagaaaattagcgagaagaaaatgtcaactCCAGTTGAAGTCCTTTGcaag GGTTTCCCAGCGGAATTCGCCATGTACTTGAATTATTGTCGTGGCTTGCGCTTCGAAGAGCAACCCGATTATATGTATTTGAGGCAGTTGTTCCGAATTTTATTCCGCACGCTAAATCATCAGTACGACTACACCTTTGATTGGACCATGCTTAAACAAAAGGCAGCGGCTTCGGCTGCAGTCATAGGAGGCAGCTCATCACAG GCAATGCAACCCCTTCCAGCTCCAGCAGACGATCGCGAACTGCGTGAGGTACGTGAGCGAGAGGTTGCCGCTCGCAAGTGA